Part of the bacterium genome is shown below.
GTCGGCGCTCCCGTGGTTTTTTCGAAAATGACGAAGAATGGCCCCTTGTTTGTGCTGGGCCCTGTTTCGGATCGGCCGGAAGAAAGGAATCGTTCGCGTGTCTAGTTCTGTGAAAACCGACGACAAGGGACGGATGCTTTTTGTCGGAAACGTTTCCCCTGAAAATCGCGCGCTCCTCGACGCGCTCCGGGCGGAGGGGCTCGCCTCCGAGGTAGTGGCCCGGCCGGAAAGAGCCGTGTCCCGTATCGAGGGATTTGATTTCGTCCTCATGGGCGGATTGCAGCGGGGCGATCTGCCGCATTTGCGGCGGGTCGGGGAGACCCGGAAGCCGGTCGGGGTGGTGCTGCGGCAGGAGGATAAAAGTACGCTCGGCTCCCTGAGCCTGAAGGCGGGCGCCCGGTCGATCTTCATCGAAGAAGTGTATCCGGGCGAAGTGATCCAGTTTGCGGAGAATCTGCAAGAAGAGGGTCTGCTCCGCCGCGAGGTGCGCTGGCTCCGCTCAGAGTTGCAGGAGAACTACCGGACATCGGGTGTTGTCTCCGGCGAGAGCGCGGCGACCAATCGGTTGCGGCGGGAGATGAAACGCGCGGTCAAGAAATACCGCACGATTCTTCTTCGGGGGGAATTCGGCGTCCGTTTCGATGAGATCGCCCGGTCGGTGCACCAGCAATTTCCCGGCTTGCGGTACCCGTTTCTTCACTGGGAGGCGGCGAGGCAGCGTCCCGTCCAGCTCGAGCGGGCCCTTGCCCGGCTGGAAAACGGCCGCGGTGAGGAGGGGGAGCTCCTTCAAATGGGAGGAACCCTTTTTGTGGAAAATGTGCAGATGCTCTCGGCCGACCTGCAGAAGCGGCTCGGCCAGGTGGTGGGAAGAGAGGACCTCAGCCCGAATTTCCGGCTGACCCTTGCCGAGACGCAGGATCCCGAGCGTCTCTTTCACGATGAGCTGGCGGCCCAGCTTCAGCGAGGCGGACAGACGCTTCTCGTCCGCGTTCCCCCGCTCCGGGATCGGAAGAAGGACATTCCGAAACTGGCCTCATCTCTGTTGAAAGATTTTTCGGATCGCGTTCACCAGGATCAGAGAATCCTGACGCCCGGCGCCATGGAATGGGTGGCCTCGCAGCCTTGGTGGGGAAACGAGTCTCAGCTCGAGGTCTATCTGTGGCGTGCCTATCTGCTCGCCGATGGCGGAACGGTTACCCTCGATGATCTCCAGGAAGCCTCGGGGCCGCGCCGGGCGGGCCAGATGGAGACGTTTTTCCGCGACCGCCTTGCGGCGGCGGTGGCCTGCCTGAACGAGGGGGAGGAGAGCGATCTCTACAACCACACCATCCGCACAGTCGAGCGCCCGCTTCTGGAGCTGGTGCTGCACGAATGCGGAGGCAACCAGGTGAAGGCGGCCAAGCTGCTCGGGATGAACCGGAACACTTTGCGCCGCCGCCTGCAGGAGCTGGGACTTACCCGCCGTCCCCGCCCCCGCTCCCGCTAGGTTCGATTTTCCGATGGCACCGGAAAACACATCTCTCGCCGCAGTCATCCTCGCCGCCGGCATGGGCAAGCGAATGGGCTCTCCGCTCGCCAAGGTCCTCCACCCGCTGGGGGGGGTGCCGCTGGTGCGCCATGTGGTCGATCTCGCCCGGCAGGCTGGCGCATCCCCGATCGTCCTCGTTGTGGGCCATCAGGCGGAGGCGGTGCGCGCTGTCTTTTCCTCTGATGAGACGGATCTGCGCTTTGCCCTTCAGGCCGATCAGCTGGGGACCGGCCATGCCGCCGGAATCGGGATCGGCGCACTCGATCCCGGGCAGGGGGGGGATTTGATTCTCCTGTGCGGGGATGCACCCCTGATCCGCCCCGGAACCCTGGATGACCTCATCCGGCGGCACCGGAGCGAAAAGGTGGCAGTTACCCTTCTGAGCGCCGTGCTGGAGAATCCCGCGGGTTATGGGCGCATTCTCCGCGATCGGGGGGGCGATGGCGGGATGGTGGCGGTCGTCGAGGAGAAAGATGCGAGCGCCTCCGAGCGCGAAATCCGCGAAATCAACTCGGGCACCTATGTTTTTGATCTCGGTTTTCTGCGCTCGGCGATTCCGCGGCTCGGGCGGCAGAACCGCCAGGGCGAGTTTTATCTGACCGCGGCGGTGGCCATTGCCGCAGGGGAGGGGCGGCGCCTGCTGGCGGTTCCGGCCCCTGTTCCGGAGGAGGCCCTGGGGGTGAATACCCCGGGGGATCTCGCCCGGGCGGAAGCCATCTGGAGCGCCCGGGGCCCGCGGTGAGGCTTCCCTCCCCCCTGTTTTGTCATCTTCTGCTATAATCCCTTGAAGTTATTGATTTGATTTTGCCCCCGTGCCCGGCATGCCGGGCATTTCCGAAGGATGGTTCCTTGAGAGCGCTTATTCTGGCAGCAGGCCGGGGCAGGAACCTTCATCCGTTCACGGACACCCGCCCGAAGGCCATGATCCCCGTCGCCGGCGAGGTACTCCTCGAGGCCGCGCTCCATCAGATGCGCGCTGCCGGAGTGAGCGACGTTGTGATGGTCGTCGGTCACAGCCGGGAGAAGATCGTCGATTACTTCGGGAAAGGCGCTTCCCACGGCATCACCATTCAGTATGTGCATCAGGAAAAAATCGCGGGCATCGGGGATGCCGTACACAGGGCGAAGCAGTATTTTCAGCCCGGCGAAAACTTCTTGCTGGTCTACGCGGATGTGATGGCGCTGGGGAACATCTACCGCCATGCCATCCAGACGTTCGGCTCCTTCCATCAGCCGGTGGCCGCCATCTGCCATACCCCCCAGGCGCAAAAGTTCGGCACGGTCTATCTCGACACCGATATGCGCATCACCCGGTTCGTGGAAAAACCCAGCCAGCGCGAGATGGGAAACTATGTACTGGCCGGTGTTTTCGTGATGCCCTACCGGTTGTTCGAGCTTCTCGAGAATCATTCCATGGAAGCTTCCATCACCGACATCATCGGCAACGAGGGCCTGCGGGCGTCCATCTGGGAGGAGCCCTGGCTCGATGCCCAGTATCCCTGGGATCTGCTCTCCGCCAACCGGATGATCATGGGCGGATGGAAAGACGCCCATGTGGACGGAAGCGTCCAGCTGCGCGGTGCGGTACAGTTCCGCGGGCCTGTTCGGATCCAGGGCAATGTCGTCATCGAATCGGGCGCCTCGATTTTCGGCCCCTGCTTCATCGGCCGCGGCTCTTTTCTGGGAAACGGGGTGCTGGTGCGCCCCTACACGGCCATCGGCGCGGGGGCCATGGTGGGCTTCGGCGTGGAGTTGAAGAATTGCGTGTTGTTCGACAATGTGAAAGTGGGCCGGCTTTCCTTTATCGGCGACAGCGTGATCGGCGAAGGCGTGGAGATTGGCTCCGGAACCATGACGATCAACCACAATCTGGACCGAAGCGTCATCCGGCTGAGAACGAGCAGCGGCGATGTGGACTCGGGCCTGATCAAGCTGGGCTCTTTTGTCGGCGATCGCAGCCGGGTGGGCAGCTCCAACACCCTCGGAACCGGAACCGTCATTCCGCCCGATTCCACCGTGCCGCATCACTATACCTACCCGCTGGAGGGCGACTGAGATGTGCGGAATCGCGGGCATCGTCTCCTCTTCGAACGTCGCCCAAAAGCTCTACCGTTCCATTGCCGCCCTCGAGTACCGCGGATACGACTCCTGCGGCATGGCGCTGCAGCAAAACGGTTCGCTCGAAGTGCGCAAAAATGTCGGGACCGTCGAGTTCGTGAATTCGAGCGAGCGGCTCACCGACATGCAAGGTCTTGTCGGCATCGCCCACACCCGATGGGCCACCCACGGCTCCGTCACCCGCGAAAACGCGCATCCGCACACCGATGGGGCCGGCCGGATAGCGGTCGTGCACAACGGGATCGTTTCCAACTACAAAGACCTGCGCGAGCGCCTGGAGAAAAAGGGCATCGTATTCTGCTCCGAGACAGACACCGAGGTGATCGCCCACCTGATTTCGGACTTTTACGCACGCACAAACGACATGGAGTCGGCCTTCGTGCAGGCGGTCCGCGAGTTGTCGGGGACGTTCGCGCTCGCGGTGATTTCGGTGGATGCCCCCGGATTCATCTACTGCGTCAAGCGCGAGAGCCCGCTCATCATCGGTCTCGGGGACGATGCGAACTACATCGGCTCCGACTTCAACGCCTTCATCGAGTTCACCCGGC
Proteins encoded:
- a CDS encoding sigma 54-interacting transcriptional regulator; translated protein: MSSSVKTDDKGRMLFVGNVSPENRALLDALRAEGLASEVVARPERAVSRIEGFDFVLMGGLQRGDLPHLRRVGETRKPVGVVLRQEDKSTLGSLSLKAGARSIFIEEVYPGEVIQFAENLQEEGLLRREVRWLRSELQENYRTSGVVSGESAATNRLRREMKRAVKKYRTILLRGEFGVRFDEIARSVHQQFPGLRYPFLHWEAARQRPVQLERALARLENGRGEEGELLQMGGTLFVENVQMLSADLQKRLGQVVGREDLSPNFRLTLAETQDPERLFHDELAAQLQRGGQTLLVRVPPLRDRKKDIPKLASSLLKDFSDRVHQDQRILTPGAMEWVASQPWWGNESQLEVYLWRAYLLADGGTVTLDDLQEASGPRRAGQMETFFRDRLAAAVACLNEGEESDLYNHTIRTVERPLLELVLHECGGNQVKAAKLLGMNRNTLRRRLQELGLTRRPRPRSR
- a CDS encoding NTP transferase domain-containing protein, with protein sequence MAPENTSLAAVILAAGMGKRMGSPLAKVLHPLGGVPLVRHVVDLARQAGASPIVLVVGHQAEAVRAVFSSDETDLRFALQADQLGTGHAAGIGIGALDPGQGGDLILLCGDAPLIRPGTLDDLIRRHRSEKVAVTLLSAVLENPAGYGRILRDRGGDGGMVAVVEEKDASASEREIREINSGTYVFDLGFLRSAIPRLGRQNRQGEFYLTAAVAIAAGEGRRLLAVPAPVPEEALGVNTPGDLARAEAIWSARGPR
- a CDS encoding sugar phosphate nucleotidyltransferase translates to MRALILAAGRGRNLHPFTDTRPKAMIPVAGEVLLEAALHQMRAAGVSDVVMVVGHSREKIVDYFGKGASHGITIQYVHQEKIAGIGDAVHRAKQYFQPGENFLLVYADVMALGNIYRHAIQTFGSFHQPVAAICHTPQAQKFGTVYLDTDMRITRFVEKPSQREMGNYVLAGVFVMPYRLFELLENHSMEASITDIIGNEGLRASIWEEPWLDAQYPWDLLSANRMIMGGWKDAHVDGSVQLRGAVQFRGPVRIQGNVVIESGASIFGPCFIGRGSFLGNGVLVRPYTAIGAGAMVGFGVELKNCVLFDNVKVGRLSFIGDSVIGEGVEIGSGTMTINHNLDRSVIRLRTSSGDVDSGLIKLGSFVGDRSRVGSSNTLGTGTVIPPDSTVPHHYTYPLEGD